One Pyrenophora tritici-repentis strain M4 chromosome 5, whole genome shotgun sequence DNA window includes the following coding sequences:
- a CDS encoding RA multi-domain protein: MAYTTKYHDDSDADDEFERQAISSPTLPAEYESSPTSSGPLSTEHTPTTFTHSRDSKSSPTGLIMDWNEDQTADFIADLGLEQYSDNFANEGITGDVLAALQHAELKELGVGSVGHRLTILKAVYEIKIRQNVPLDPEDYVPLSADTAAQEAPPTQDDFAKVIRVVQARDERIHTAESELRHLREDLSRVIDENKRLREEILPLMRMLKDSQPLPTPHEHNLTSPPATQESRSVGSSLSRKFSTKKLFLGSAPKNPSPTIQEHRALVDHSSLDPSAAAIAASSHLTASLNDGRPQMSPNSIAQPSPTSPAYTQSSRQYTRDLRSAHDHDSNSWSQTNTWNSDTTAVSDRNRDPRATPAPLSSRPMRNNAAPTPTPDDRDPPLSGGSSAINTPASSNPASTPSTNPQVEIFKSFRVSIDDPCHKVLPVALKKYNITADWRQYALYIVHGDQERCLGLNERPLILFKQLDKEGRKPMFMLRKHAAPQEGHVSTVGGNDVRPVNPQTESFGWGNQNRGTPLPGGVL, from the exons ATGGCCTATACGACAAAGTACCACGACGACTCGGACGCCGATGACGAGTTCGAGCGCCAGGCCATCTCCAGCCCGACACTGCCCGCAGAGTACGAGAGCTCTCCCACCAGCTCCGGCCCGCTGAGCACCGAGCACACGCCCACCACCTTCACCCACTCCAGAGACAGCAAGAGCAGCCCCACGGGCCTCATCATGGACTGGAATGAGGACCAGACGGCCGACTTCATTGCCGACCTAGGCCTAGAGCAGTACTCGGACAACTTTGCCA ATGAGGGCATCACAGGCGACGTGCTCGCCGCACTGCAGCACGCCGAGCTGAAAGAGCTAGGTGTAGGCAGTGTGGGCCACCGCCTCACTATCCTCAAGGCTGTCTACGAGATCAAGATACGGCAGAATGTGCCTCTTGACCCCGAAGACTATGTGCCGCTTT CCGCAGACACAGCTGCACAGGAAGCCCCGCCCACCCAAGACGACTTTGCCAAAGTCATTCGCGTCGTCCAAGCGCGTGACGAGCGCATACACACGGCCGAATCCGAGCTCCGCCACCTCAGAGAAGACCTGAGCAGAGTAATAGACGAGAACAAGCGGCTGCGCGAAGAGATCCTGCCGCTGATGCGCATGCTCAAAGACAGCCAGCCATTGCCCACGCCCCACGAGCACAACCTCACATCACCGCCAGCTACGCAGGAGTCGAGATCCGTGGGAAGTAGTTTGTCGCGTAAGTTCTCCACCAAGAAGCTTTTCCTTGGATCTGCGCCAAAGAACCCCTCTCCCACCATTCAAGAACATCGCGCTCTTGTCGATCATTCTTCTTTGGATCCTTCAGCAGCAGCCATTGCAGCCTCCTCACACCTTACAGCATCTCTCAATGATGGCCGCCCACAAATGTCGCCAAACTCCATCGCCCAGCCCTCCCCCACATCACCCGCCTACACACAAAGCAGCCGCCAGTACACCCGCGACTTGCGAAGTGCACACGACCACGATAGCAACAGCTGGAGCCAAACCAACACATGGAACTCGGATACAACAGCTGTATCTGACCGCAATCGCGATCCCCGCGCTACTCCCGCACCATTATCGTCTCGTCCGATGCGAAACAATGCCGCACCAACGCCGACCCCCGACGATCGAGACCCACCTCTTTCTGGTGGATCGAGTGCAATCAACACCCCCGCTTCTTCCAATCCCGCTTCTACTCCGTCGACGAACCCACAAGTCGAGATATTCAAATCCTTCCGCGTATCCATCGACGACCCGTGCCACAAGGTGCTTCCCGTTGCGCTCAAAAAGTATAATATTACGGCAGACTGGCGGCAATATGCATTGTACATTGTACACGGTGATCAAGAGCGGTGTCTGGGATTGAACGAGAGGCCCTTGATATTATTCAAGCAACTTGACAAGGAGGGCCGGAAACCCATGTTCATGCTTAGAAAGCATGCGGCACCACAAGAAGGCCATGTGAGCACCGTGGGTGGAAATGATGTACGGCCCGTCAACCCACAGACAGAGAGCTTTGGGTGGGGGAATCAAAACAGAGGCACACCACTGCCCGGTGGTGTGTTGTAA
- a CDS encoding SpoVK, ATPase AAA+ class, with the protein MSAEPDHSKPKVDLSKNPDGAEPKDNDETATAILKKKKKPNSLIVTDAVNDDNSIIALSNNTMETLQLFRGDTVLVKGKKRKDTVLIVLADDDLDDGSARINRVVRHNLRVKHGDVITIHPCPDIKYAKRIAVLPIADTVEGITGSLFDVFLAPYFREAYRPVRQGDTFTARGGMRQVEFKVVEVDPPEFGIVAQDTVIHCEGEPIQREDEEGNLNEVGYDDIGGCRKQMAQIRELVELPLRHPQLFKSIGIKPPRGILMYGPPGTGKTLMARAVANETGAFFFLINGPEIMSKMAGESESNLRKAFEEAEKNSPAIIFIDEIDSIAPKRDKTNGEVERRVVSQLLTLMDGMKARSNVVVMAATNRPNSIDPALRRFGRFDREVDIGIPDPTGRLEIMQIHTKNMKLGDDVDLQTIAAETHGYVGSDLASLCSEAAMQQIREKMDLIDLDEDTIDAEVLDSLGVTMENFRFALGVSNPSALREVAVVEVPNVRWEDIGGLEEVKRELIESVQYPVDHPDKFLKFGMSPSRGVLFYGPPGTGKTLLAKAVANECAANFISIKGPELLSMWFGESESNIRDIFDKARAAAPCVVFLDELDSIAKSRGGSQGDAGGASDRVVNQLLTEMDGMTSKKNVFVIGATNRPEQLDNALCRPGRLDTLVYVPLPDLASRASIIKAQLRKTPVADDVDIDFIAQNTHGFSGADLGFVTQRAVKLAIKQSIAIDIERRKAREAAGEDVDMEVDEEDPVPVLTKAHFEEAMRSARRSVTDVEIRRYEAFAQSMKNSGGSSFFRFPDAENAAAGADQNTFGAGGEDEDLYN; encoded by the exons ATGTCGGCTGAACCAGATCACTCGAAGCCGAAGGTGGACCTTTCAAA AAACCCGGATGGCGCTGAGCCCAAAGAC AACGATGAGACCGCAACTGCTATCctcaagaagaagaagaagccaaaCTCGCTCAT TGTTACCGATGCCGTAAACGATGACAACTCGATCATCGCGCTCTCAAACAACACCATGGAGACTCTCCAGCTCTTCCGTGGCGACACAGTTCTCGTCAAGGGCAAGAAGCGGAAGGACACTGTTCTCATCGTTCTTGCTGATGACGATCTCGATGATGGGTCCGCGCGGATAAACCGTGTTGTTCGCCACAACTTGCGGGTCAAGCACGGCGACGTTATCACCATCCATCCATGCCCGGACATCAAATAT GCCAAGCGCATTGCGGTCCTTCCCATTGCCGATACCGTCGAGGGTATCACCGGCTCGCTATTTGACGTTTTCCTTGCCCCATACTTCCGCGAAGCCTACCGACCAGTTCGTCAAGGTGACACCTTCACAGCACGCGGTGGTATGCGACAGGTTGAGTTCAAGGTCGTGGAGGTTGACCCGCCTGAGTTCGGTATTGTGGCACAAGATACGGTCATCCACTGCGAGGGCGAGCCCATTCAGCGTGAGGACGAAGAGGGCAACCTCAACGAAGTCGGATACGATGACATTGGTGGCTGCCGGAAGCAGATGGCTCAAATCCGAGAGCTGGTCGAGCTGCCACTGAGACATCCCCAACTCTTCAAGTCGATCGGTATCAAGCCCCCGCGTGGTATTCTCATGTACGGACCGCCCGGTACTGGTAAGACGTTGATGGCTCGCGCTGTCGCCAACGAGACTGGCGCGTTCTTCTTCCTAATCAACGGCCCCGAGATCATGTCCAAAATGGCCGGTGAGTCCGAGTCGAATCTGCGAAAGGCATTTGAGGAGGCCGAGAAGAACTCTCCGGCCATCATCTTCATTGATGAGATCGATTCGATAGCGCCTAAGCGTGACAAGACCAACGGTGAAGTCGAACGCCGTGTCGTCTCGCAACTGCTTACCCTCATGGACGGTATGAAGGCTCGATCCAATGTCGTCGTCATGGCCGCCACCAACCGCCCCAACTCGATTGATCCCGCTCTTCGTCGTTTCGGCCGTTTCGATCGTGAGGTCGACATTGGTATCCCCGACCCTACCGGCCGTCTGGAGATTATGCAGATCCATACAAAGAACATGAAGCTCGGCGACGATGTCGACCTACAGACCATCGCCGCGGAGACTCACGGTTACGTCGGTTCCGATTTGGCGTCGCTTTGCTCAGAGGCTGCCATGCAGCAGATTCGTGAGAAGATGGACCTCATCGATCTGGACGAGGATACTATTGACGCAGAAGTGCTGGATTCGCTCGGTGTAACAATGGAGAACTTCCGTTTCGCCCTTGGTGTCTCCAACCCATCCGCACTTCGCGAGGTTGCCGTTGTCGAGGTTCCCAACGTCCGATGGGAGGACATTGGTGGTCTGGAGGAGGTCAAGCGCGAGCTCATCGAGTCCGTACAGTACCCCGTCGATCACCCCGACAAGTTCCTCAAGTTTGGCATGTCTCCATCGCGAGGTGTGCTATTCTACGGTCCTCCCGGTACTGGTAAGACGCTGCTTGCCAAGGCCGTTGCCAACGAGTGCGCTGCCAACTTCATCTCCATCAAGGGTCCCGAGCTGCTCTCCATGTGGTTCGGTGAGTCTGAGAGCAACATTCGTGACATTTTCGACAAGGCTCGTGCTGCTGCACCCTGTGTCGTTTTCTTGGATGAGTTGGATTCCATCGCCAAGTCTCGTGGTGGATCGCAAGGCGACGCTGGTGGCGCGTCGGACCGTGTCGTCAACCAGCTTCTGACTGAAATGGACGGTATGACATCAAAGAAGAACGTCTTCGTTATTGGTGCTACCAACCGACCGGAGCAGCTGGACAATGCACTGTGCCGTCCTGGTCGTCTCGACACACTTGTCTACGTTCCTCTGCCCGATTTGGCGTCACGTGCCAGCATCATCAAGGCGCAGTTGCGCAAGACTCCGGTCGCTGACGATGTCGACATTGACTTCATCGCCCAGAACACACACGGCTTCTCCGGTGCTGATCTTGGTTTCGTCACACAGCGTGCTGTCAAGCTCGCCATCAAGCAGTCGATCGCGATTGACATTGAGCGCCGCAAGGCTCGCGAAGCTGCTGGCGAGGATGTCGACATGGAGGTTGACGAGGAGGACCCGGTACCTGTGCTCACCAAGGCTCACTTTGAGGAGGCGATGCGCTCTGCTCGTCGCTCGGTGACTGATGTTGAGATTCGCCGATACGAGGCGTTTGCGCAATCGATGAAGAACTCTGGTGGGTCAAGCTTCTTCCGCTTCCCCGATGCAGAGAACGCGGCGGCTGGGGCGGACCAGAACACCTTCGGTGCAGGCGGTGAAGACGAGGATCTATACAACTAA
- a CDS encoding Protein involved in propagation M2 dsRNA satellite of L-A virus, with protein sequence MIRDFVQWTAAIVEQGDLTELRSSRVGIEAADYLNQRILNHPRAKEPLVPALGGLPLALTQHIEEDLATFRSHEIEPYFIFSGLDLTKQGNPFGQKTAEATVNADAWNLYDSHQAEASVAKFGESTYVTPEDLFRALQSILTKQNVRWQVAPYSAWAQLAYCEKNEYVHAVAGSSDLLIFECAKVITSWDFEARQFSFIRREKCVADLSKFVGASTVTDDIFLDTCLLAGTPFLPTLPILDAPNRADLLKPHSAIKMIMNTTGQSGFSVVVSNNDVPPSGKEYVTRYQKARLAVKNHPVYTEEGKVEPQNSASMPNDAGQYLGQRLPDEILHYMSRGLINARILQWRTTCEVFEVPPMDGGESPEYRNLVSVKLIPLRTAAINLLSSSLHNWYRHKPLEQTNWFSITEPTRKSASTTIHVERPSEAQSPSIVDTWNVKEAVFKDAIGQYKDCGSLGAAILSLQDADFVSKTIAKKNPKNPLSTAPEILYNSIWRFLALREYVDVKTHSLTQWGKVLAAVISGLKGKAEHEAAVLAVELIRMGLLISDINMFPTYNGAPMRGSTKDKNANMLVSRVAGLGILHHRPIGFTGPLSQHLLGYNSIINVVRQTLRDLVEVAATHMFATGCCNRHADISAIAMQLPFLLPNNCALSIAVKSYLDELLSNDADPTSPETKARVVDTASMRYFPQSLQFETDLKMAFSLWDAIYAGVNSANNTTIPEATKQIWTETDKWLSERR encoded by the exons ATGATTCGCGACTTCGTGCAATGGACGGCCGCCATTGTCGAGCAAGGCGATCTCACCGAGCTGCGCAGCAGTCGCGTAGGCATTGAAGCCGCCGACTATCTTAACCAGCGCATCTTGAATCACCCCCGCGCAAAGGAACCACTCGTGCCCGCACTCGGAGGCCTCCCACTTGCCCTAACACAGCACATTGAAGAAGACCTGGCAACATTTCGCAGCCACGAGATTGAGCCGTATTTTATCTTTAGCGGGTTGGACCTCACAAAGCAAGGAAACCCTTTCGGACAAAAGACAGCAGAGGCCACGGTAAATGCTGATGCATGGAATTTGTACGACAGCCACCAGGCCGAAGCTTCAGTCGCCAAGTTCGGGGAATCAA CATATGTCACGCCAGAAGACCTTTTTCGCGCGCTGCAGTCAATCCTCACCAAGCAAAACGTTCGCTGGCAGGTTGCGCCCTACAGTGCCTGGGCTCAG TTGGCATACTGCGAGAAGAACGAATACGTACACGCTGTCGCCGGATCATCGGACCTTCTCATCTTCGAGTGTGCCAAAGTCATAACATCGTGGGATTTCGAGGCGCGACAATTCAGCTTCATACGGCGGGAGAAATGCGTAGCCGATTTATCCAAGTTTGTTGGCGCGTCCACAGTCACGGATGACATCTTTCTGGATACCTGCCTCCTCGCCGGCACCCCATTCCTCCCTACACTTCCCATACTGGATGCGCCGAACAGGGCAGATCTTCTGAAGCCACATAGTGCGATAAAGATGATCATGAACACAACTGGGCAGTCGGGATTCTCTGTCGTGGTTAGCAACAACGATGTCCCGCCCTCAGGCAAGGAATATGTCACCCGGTACCAAAAAGCACGCCTGGCAGTCAAGAATCACCCTGTCTATACCGAAGAAGGCAAAGTTGAGCCCCAAAACTCGGCCTCTATGCCAAATGACGCAGGTCAATACTTGGGTCAACGCTTACCAGACGAGATCCTCCACTACATGTCCAGGGGTCTGATCAATGCACGCATTCTTCAGTGGCGTACTACTTGCGAAGTGTTCGAAGTCCCTCCTATGGATGGTGGAGAGTCGCCAGAATACAGGAATCTTGTCAGCGTCAAGCTCATTCCCCTACGTACCGCAGCCATCAACTTGCTCAGTAGCTCGTTACACAACTGGTACCGGCATAAGCCTCTGGAGCAGACCAACTGGTTCTCAATCACTGAGCCGACCAGGAAATCGGCGTCCACGACTATTCACGTTGAGAGGCCATCAGAAGCCCAATCCCCTTCCATAGTCGATACATGGAATGTGAAAGAAGCCGTCTTCAAGGACGCCATTGGACAATACAAG GATTGTGGAAGCCTCGGCGCAGCTATCTTATCACTACAGGACGCCGACTTCGTCTCCAAGACTATCGCGAAGAAGAATCCTAAGAACCCTCTTTCGACCGCCCCGGAAATCCTTTACAACTCGATATGGCGCTTCCTAGCTCTGCGTGAGTATGTGGACGTCAAAACCCATAGCTTAACCCAGTGGGGCAAGGTACTCGCTGCCGTTATCAGTGGTCTCAAGGGAAAGGCAGAGCATGAAGCAGCAGTGCTCGCTGTAGAGCTGATCCGTATGGGTCTCCTCATTTCCGATATCAACATGTTCCCGACATACAACGGCGCGCCGATGCGTGGCAGCA CAAAAGATAAAAACGCCAACATGCTTGTGTCTCGCGTCGCTGGTCTCGGCATTTTGCATCATCGACCCATTGGCTTCACAGGTCCTCTTAGCCAGCATCTTCTCGGATACAACTCCATCATCAATGTTGTACGTCAGACACTACGCGATCTCGTAGAAGTGGCAGCTACACACATGTTCGCAACTGGATGCTGTAATAGACATGCAGACATCAGTGCGATTGCTATGCA ACTACCATTTCTCCTGCCCAACAACTGTGCGCTCAGTATCGCCGTCAAATCGTACCTTGACGAGTTATTGAGCAACGATGCCGACCCCACTTCTCCAGAGACCAAAGCTAGAGTGGTGGACACTGCGTCGATGCGCTACTTCCCACAATCTCTCCAGTTCGAAACTGATCTTAAAATGGCTTTCTCTCTCTGGGATGCCATTTATGCTGGAGTCAACAGTGCAAATAATACCACAATCCCTGAGGCTACCAAGCAGATATGGACAGAAACAGACAAGTGGCTCTCTGAGCGGCGCTAG
- a CDS encoding DIOX-N multi-domain protein: MSDMTKIQNSIPVIEISNPSKEVAQQVLDAASKHGFLYIKNDGVTIPPQDIDAMFELSKFFFATPIDQKSAYAIHSPKAGGINRGWVSMQGESLDPSGQKQGDPKEAFNIAPPNPTLQPLPSSLQESSSLISRFQKDCHTLCTTILSLLGTALQISDPEYFSTRHDQSRGPSGTIFRMLYYPKTLASKGEENGDDASSEPNTITSIRAGAHSDYGSITLLFRLPGQPGLELLTESGWVPVPVNPDEENLAHPPILVNIGDLLCYWTNGMLKSTVHRVAFEGGEERYSMAYFCHPLDEARLDAVPSKVIEAFGTKGDAELRSQRKRLGLKEDGGDGVITAKGHLERRLKVTYGI; this comes from the exons ATGTCTGATATGACGAAAATTCAAAATTCGATTCCAGTAATTGAAATTTCCAACCCATCCAAAGAGGTCGCCCAGCAAGTACTCGATGCAGCCTCAAAACATGGCTTCCTTTACATCAAGAACGACGGTGTAACCATCCCACCACAAGATATTGATGCCATGTTTGAACTC TCCAAGTTCTTCTTCGCCACTCCTATAGACCAAAAATCCGCCTACGCGATCCACTCCCCCAAAGCTGGTGGTATAAACCGGGGCTGGGTATCAATGCAAGGCGAATCGCTCGACCCCTCAGGCCAAAAG CAAGGCGACCCAAAAGAAGCCTTCAACATCGCCCCACCAAACCCAACCCTCCAACCCCTCCCCTCCTCCCTCCAAGAATCCTCCTCTCTAATCTCCCGTTTCCAAAAAGACTGCCACACCCTCTGCACCACCATCCTCTCCCTGCTAGGAACCGCTCTCCAAATCTCAGACCCAGAGTACTTTTCCACCCGCCACGACCAGTCTCGCGGGCCCTCAGGCACCATATTCCGGATGCTGTATTATCCCAAGACACTCGCCTCAAAAGGTGAGGAAAATGGCGACGACGCCAGCAGTGAACCCAATACAATCACGAGTATCCGCGCAGGCGCACATTCAGATTACGGTAGTATAACCCTCCTATTCCGACTCCCAGGGCAGCCCGGACTGGAGCTATTAACAGAATCCGGCTGGGTCCCCGTACCTGTAAACCCCGACGAAGAAAACCTAGCACACCCCCCGATACTCGTCAATATTGGCGATTTGCTATGTTACTGGACAAACGGCATGCTGAAAAGTACGGTTCATCGGGTTGCGTTTGAGGGCGGGGAGGAGAGGTATAGTATGGCGTATTTCTGCCACCCGCTGGACGAGGCGAGGTTGGATGCTGTGCCGAGTAAGGTTATTGAGGCGTTTGGGACAAAGGGGGATGCGGAGTTGAGGAGTCAGAGGAAGAGGTTGGGGTTGAAGGAGGATGGTGGGGATGGTGTGATTACTGCAAAGGGGCATTTGGAGAGGAGGTTGAAGGTTACGTATGGGATATAa